A window of the Caretta caretta isolate rCarCar2 chromosome 21, rCarCar1.hap1, whole genome shotgun sequence genome harbors these coding sequences:
- the PI16 gene encoding peptidase inhibitor 16 isoform X1, which yields MLSSGLPPLLLLLTAAELSSSLTDDDKRLIVEMHNQFRSQVSPPAADMLKMSWAPDLEAFAKAYAAKCIWGHNKERGRRGENLFAITDEMDVEMALEQWYNEHEHYNLTTSKCTVGQMCGHYTQVVWANSERVGCGMQFCKTLHGVEDPDLYLLVCNYDPPGNVRGRKPYKEGPPCSKCPEGYTCRNSICEPSVDSEEASTSSRTTRPNLTTRPALATDTTPTSPTTTTSLRPAPTPTSPTTTTSLRPAPTPTSPTTTTSLRPAPTPTSPTTTTSLRPAPTTTTTTKRPNPTTRPAPASTTMNRSPPPTRTTRPHPTKATGPTSSVEPTSDLNLKTSPEMQVDSEETGAPLVTMEAVLLLDLESTLSPTASPEMEGDLKESDAASVRAEPALSSEPPPSFSLTTPETDLSLDDTKQPPPALKSTPATAKVTSLLHLLPPSKAAGRHSLTVQSALSGARETEELMTGPTKKDLDQLNGSATSNFLEFSLFLLATPLLTGLLL from the exons agctgggctcccgacCTGGAAGCCTTTGCTAAAGCCTATGCAGCGAAGTGCATCTGGGGCCACAACAAGGAGCGGGGCCGGCGGGGTGAGAACCTCTTTGCCATTACAGACGAGATGGACGTGGAAATGGCCTTGGAGCAGTGGTACAACGAGCACGAGCATTACAACCTGACCACGTCCAAGTGCACCGTAGGACAGATGTGTGGCCACTACACCCAG GTGGTCTGGGCAAACAGTGAGCGGGTTGGCTGTGGGATGCAGTTCTGTAAAACCCTGCATGGCGTCGAAGACCCTGACCTCTACCTGCTGGTCTGCAACTACGATCCCCC TGGCAACGTGAGAGGTCGCAAGCCATACAAGGAAGGACCTCCGTGCTCCAAGTGCCCCGAGGGCTATACGTGTAGGAATTCAATCTGCG AACCCAGTGTAGACTCAGAAGAGGCCTCTACATCCTCTAGGACAACAAGGCCAAACCTCACCACTAGGCCAGCTCTCGCCACGGACACCACCCCCACGAGCCCGACCACCACCACTAGCCTAAGGCCGGCACCCACCCCCACGAGCCCGACCACCACCACTAGCCTAAGGCCAGCACCCACCCCCACGAGCCCGACCACCACCACTAGCCTAAGGCCGGCACCCACCCCCACGAGCCCGACCACCACCACTAGCCTAAGGCcagcacccaccaccaccaccaccacaaaaaggCCAAATCCCACCACAAGGCCAGCACCTGCCAGCACCACCATGAACAGAAGCCCACCACCCACCCGAACaacaaggccccaccccaccaaggCTACTGGGCCAACATCCTCCGTAGAGCCCACCTCAGACCTGAACCTTAAAACATCTCCAGAAATGCAAGTGGACTCTGAGGAGACTGGTGCCCCATTGGTGACCATGGAGGCTGTGCTCTTGCTAGACCTGGAGTCAACCCTCAGCCCGACTGCCTCTCCAGAAATGGAGGGAGACTTGAAGGAGTCTGATGCAGCCTCCGTGAGAGCTGAGCCAGCCCTCTCCTCAGAGCCACCTCCATCCTTCAGCCTTACGACTCCAGAAACCGATCTGAGCTTGGACGATACCAAGCAGCCCCCACCTGCCCTAAAGTCAACACCCGCCACTGCTAAGGTGACCTCCCTCCTGCACTTATTACCACCTTCCAAGGCCGCAGGGAGACACAGCCTCACTGTCCAGTCCGCCCTGTCAG GTGCCAGAGAGACCGAAGAGCTGATGACGGGCCCCACAAAGAAAGACTTGGACCAGCTCAATGGTTCAGCCACCAGCAACTTTCTGGAGTTCTCTCTGTTCCTACTGGCCACGCCCCTGCTGACAGGCCTTCTCCTCTGA
- the PI16 gene encoding peptidase inhibitor 16 isoform X2: protein MDVEMALEQWYNEHEHYNLTTSKCTVGQMCGHYTQVVWANSERVGCGMQFCKTLHGVEDPDLYLLVCNYDPPGNVRGRKPYKEGPPCSKCPEGYTCRNSICEPSVDSEEASTSSRTTRPNLTTRPALATDTTPTSPTTTTSLRPAPTPTSPTTTTSLRPAPTPTSPTTTTSLRPAPTPTSPTTTTSLRPAPTTTTTTKRPNPTTRPAPASTTMNRSPPPTRTTRPHPTKATGPTSSVEPTSDLNLKTSPEMQVDSEETGAPLVTMEAVLLLDLESTLSPTASPEMEGDLKESDAASVRAEPALSSEPPPSFSLTTPETDLSLDDTKQPPPALKSTPATAKVTSLLHLLPPSKAAGRHSLTVQSALSGARETEELMTGPTKKDLDQLNGSATSNFLEFSLFLLATPLLTGLLL, encoded by the exons ATGGACGTGGAAATGGCCTTGGAGCAGTGGTACAACGAGCACGAGCATTACAACCTGACCACGTCCAAGTGCACCGTAGGACAGATGTGTGGCCACTACACCCAG GTGGTCTGGGCAAACAGTGAGCGGGTTGGCTGTGGGATGCAGTTCTGTAAAACCCTGCATGGCGTCGAAGACCCTGACCTCTACCTGCTGGTCTGCAACTACGATCCCCC TGGCAACGTGAGAGGTCGCAAGCCATACAAGGAAGGACCTCCGTGCTCCAAGTGCCCCGAGGGCTATACGTGTAGGAATTCAATCTGCG AACCCAGTGTAGACTCAGAAGAGGCCTCTACATCCTCTAGGACAACAAGGCCAAACCTCACCACTAGGCCAGCTCTCGCCACGGACACCACCCCCACGAGCCCGACCACCACCACTAGCCTAAGGCCGGCACCCACCCCCACGAGCCCGACCACCACCACTAGCCTAAGGCCAGCACCCACCCCCACGAGCCCGACCACCACCACTAGCCTAAGGCCGGCACCCACCCCCACGAGCCCGACCACCACCACTAGCCTAAGGCcagcacccaccaccaccaccaccacaaaaaggCCAAATCCCACCACAAGGCCAGCACCTGCCAGCACCACCATGAACAGAAGCCCACCACCCACCCGAACaacaaggccccaccccaccaaggCTACTGGGCCAACATCCTCCGTAGAGCCCACCTCAGACCTGAACCTTAAAACATCTCCAGAAATGCAAGTGGACTCTGAGGAGACTGGTGCCCCATTGGTGACCATGGAGGCTGTGCTCTTGCTAGACCTGGAGTCAACCCTCAGCCCGACTGCCTCTCCAGAAATGGAGGGAGACTTGAAGGAGTCTGATGCAGCCTCCGTGAGAGCTGAGCCAGCCCTCTCCTCAGAGCCACCTCCATCCTTCAGCCTTACGACTCCAGAAACCGATCTGAGCTTGGACGATACCAAGCAGCCCCCACCTGCCCTAAAGTCAACACCCGCCACTGCTAAGGTGACCTCCCTCCTGCACTTATTACCACCTTCCAAGGCCGCAGGGAGACACAGCCTCACTGTCCAGTCCGCCCTGTCAG GTGCCAGAGAGACCGAAGAGCTGATGACGGGCCCCACAAAGAAAGACTTGGACCAGCTCAATGGTTCAGCCACCAGCAACTTTCTGGAGTTCTCTCTGTTCCTACTGGCCACGCCCCTGCTGACAGGCCTTCTCCTCTGA